A genome region from Gadus chalcogrammus isolate NIFS_2021 chromosome 7, NIFS_Gcha_1.0, whole genome shotgun sequence includes the following:
- the mink1 gene encoding misshapen-like kinase 1 isoform X1: MSENAPTRSLDDIDLAALRDPAGIFELVEVVGNGTYGQVYKGRHVKTGQLAAIKVMDVTEEEEEEIKAEINMLKKYSHHRNIATYYGAFVKKSPPGHDDQLWLVMEFCGAGSVTDLVKNTKGSSLKEDWIAYICREILRGLAHLHAHKVIHRDIKGQNVLLTENAEVKLVDFGVSAQLDRTVGRRNTFIGTPYWMAPEVIACDENPDSTYDYRSDIWSLGITAIEMAEGAPPLCDMHPMRALFLIPRNPPPKLKSKKWSKKFMDFIEGCLVKTYPSRPSTEQLLKHSFIRDQPTERQVRIQLKDHIDRTRKKRGEKEETEYEYSGSDEEDENRGDERESSSSILNVPGESTLRRDFLRLQQENKERSEALKRQQAQLAAQRRDPEEHKRQLLHDRQKRIEEQKEQRRRLEEQQRKERDMARQQEKGPHRRLDDMRREEDRRMAEREQEFIRHKLEEEQRQLEILQQQLLQEQALLMEYKRKQLEEQRQSERLQRQLQQEHAYLVSLQQQQDKKPQLYHYNKNLEPNNKPAWAREVEERSKLNRQGSPKICTTVSDTAIQSRSDSISQSGGGQAAQTPPMQRPVEPQGGQGKFQMAHLVPLKPYAAPVPRSQSLCDQPTKTMSAFPTQDPSLAPSPRPTHSRELVRQNSDPTSENPGPLAHHPIREDRGPWIRLPDVELPPKIPQRTASIAAALNANLSSGIRHPVRASNPDLSRNDRWERGDSMNLVSNLPQTGSLERHRILSSSKMDSPILCHDGRHKAGESRTSSRPSRPADHGLYAKERAEEQPRPPVKANDYSSSSDSSESSEESESGEGAEEGESPTDRHRDGDTDSVNTMVVHEEEDEEEEEGEGGEGEQAGGYGDQTMLVQRTPEKRSHNGYTNLPDVVQPSHSPTDSAGQSSPGKDSVYDYQSRGLVKASGKSSFMTFVDLGMYQSTSGTGDTVSVGSIGSRFEQLKMEVRKGSMVNVNPTNTRPHSDTPEIRKYKKRFNSEILCAALWGVNLLVGTENGLKLLDRSGQGKVYPLINSRRFQQMDVLEGLNLLITISGKKNKVRVYYLAWLRNKILHNDPEVEKKQGWTTVGEMEGCVHYKVVKYERIKFLVIAMKNAVEVYAWAPKPYHKFMAFKSFGDLPHRPLLVDLTVEEGQRLKVIYGSCAGFHAIDVDSGNNYDIYIPVHIQSQVTPHAIVFLPSSDGMEMLLCYEDEGVYVNTYGRIIKDVVLQWGEMPTSVAHICSNQIMGWGEKAIEIRSVETGHLDGVFMHKRAQRLKFLCERNDKVFFASVRSGGSSQVYFMTLNRNCIMNW; this comes from the exons ATGTCTGAAAACGCCCCCACACGAAGCCTGGACGACATAGACCTTGCAGCTCTGAGG GATCCAGCTGGGATCTTCGAGCTTGTCGAGGTCGTAGGAAATGGCACCTATGGGCAGGTGTACAAG GGCCGTCATGTCAAGACGGGCCAGCTGGCCGCCATCAAGGTGATGGatgtgacggaggaggaggaggaggagatcaagGCAGAGATCAACATGCTAAAGAAATACAGCCACCATCGCAACATCGCCACCTACTACGGCGCCTTTGTTAAGAAGAGCCCACCAGGACATGACGATCAACTCTGG CTGGTGATGGAGTTCTGTGGCGCCGGTTCTGTGACCGACCTGGTGAAGAACACCAAAGGAAGCTCTCTGAAGGAGGACTGGATCGCCTACATCTGCAGAGAGATCCTCAGG GGTCTGGCACACCTCCACGCCCATAAAGTCATCCACAGAGACATCAAGGGTCAGAATGTCCTGCTCACAGAGAACGCTGAGGTCAAACTGG TGGACTTTGGCGTGAGTGCACAGCTGGACCGCACCGTGGGTCGGAGGAACACCTTCATCGGCACGCCATACTGGATGGCACCGGAGGTCATCGCCTGCGACGAGAACCCGGACTCCACATACGACTACAGG AGCGATATCTGGTCGTTGGGAATCACAGCTATCGAGATGGCCGAGGGAGCTCCGC CACTGTGTGACATGCACCCAATGAGAGCACTCTTTCTGATTCCCAGGAATCCTCCTCCCAAACTCAAATCCAAGAAGTG GTCAAAGAAGTTCATGGATTTCATCGAGGGCTGCCTGGTGAAGACCTACCCCAGCCGCCCGTCCACGGAGCAGCTCCTGAAGCACTCCTTCATCAGGGACCAGCCCACCGAGCGGCAGGTCCGCATCCAGCTCAAGGACCACATCGACCGCACGCGCAAGAAGAGGGGCGAGAAAG AGGAGACGGAGTACGAATACAGCGGCAGCGATGAGGAGGACGAGAACCGCGGCGATGAGCGGGAGTCGAG CAGTTCGATCCTCAACGTGCCGGGCGAGTCCACGCTGAGGCGGGACTTCCTGCGGCTGCAGCAGGAGAACAAGGAGCGCTCCGAGGCGCTGAAGCGGCAGCAGGCCCAGCTGGCCGCCCAGCGCCGGGACCCCGAGGAGCACAAGAGGCAGCTCCTCCACGACCGGCAGAAACGCATcgaggagcagaaggagcagCGCCGGCGcctggaggag CAACAGCGAAAGGAGCGAGACATGGCGAGGCAGCAGGAAAAGGGTCCCCACCGGAGACTCGACGACATGCGacgggaggaggacaggaggatgGCCGAGAGGGAGCAG GAGTTCATCAGACACAAGCTGGAGGAGGAACAGCGGCAGTTGGAGATCCTTcagcagcagctcctgcagGAGCAGGCTCTGCTCATG GAGTACAAGCGCaagcagctggaggagcagaggcagTCGGAGCGGCTGCAGaggcagctgcagcaggagcaCGCCTACCTGGtgtccctgcagcagcagcaggacaaGAAGCCCCAGCTTTACCACTACAACAAGAACCTGGAGCCCAACAACAAGCCCGCCTGGGCCCGCGAG gtggaggagaggagcaagCTCAACAGACAGGGTTCTCCCAAGATCTGCACCACCGTCTCCGACACGGCCATCCAGTCGCGCTCAGACtccatcagccaatcaggaggggGCCAGGCTGCCCAGACCCCGCCCATGCAGCGGCCCGTGGAACCTCAAGGAGGGCagggcaag TTCCAGATGGCCCACCTGGTCCCTCTCAAGCCCTACGCCGCCCCCGTGCCGCGCTCACAGTCCCTCTGCGACCAGCCCACTAAGACCATGTCCGCGTTCCCCACCCAGgacccctccctcgccccctccccccgccccacgCACTCCCGCGAGCTGGTCCGCCAGAACTCGGACCCCACCTCGGAGAACCCCGGCCCGCTGGCGCACCACCCCATCAGGGAGGACCGGGGTCCCTGGATCCGCCTGCCCGACGTGGAGCTGCCCCCCAAG ATCCCACAGAGAACGGCGTCCATCGCTGCAGCGCTCAACGCAAACCTCTCCTCTGGCATCCGGCATCCAGTTAGAGCCAG CAACCCAGACCTGAGCCGCAACGATcgctgggagagaggggacagcaTGAACCTGGTGTCCAACCTGCCCCAGACCGGCTCGCTGGAGAGACACCGCATCCTCA GTTCTTCTAAGATGGACTCTCCCATTCTTTGTCACGACGGACGCCACAAAGCGGGGGAGTCTCGCACCTCCTCTCGCCCCAGTCGCCCcgct gaccATGGCCTGTATGCGAAGGAGCGCGCCGAGGAGCAGCCGCGGCCCCCCGTCAAGGCCAACGACTACTCGTCGTCCTCGGACAGCAGCGAGagcagcgaggagagcgagagcggagAGGGGGCCGAGGAGGGGGAGAGCCCCACTGAccg tcACAGGGACGGGGACACAGACTCTGTGAACACCATGGTGGTtcacgaggaggaggatgaggaggaagaggagggcgaagggggagagggggagcaggCGGGGGGCTACGGGGACCAGACCATGCTGGTGCAGAgg ACCCCAGAGAAGCGGAGCCACAATGGCTACACCAACCTGCCGGATGTGGTGCAGCCCTCCCACTCGCCCACCGACTCTGCCGGCCAGTCCTCCCCCGGGAAGGACTCTGTGTACGAC TACCAGTCCCGGGGCTTGGTCAAGGCCTCGGGCAAGTCCTCCTTCATGACCTTTGTGGACCTGGGGATGTACCAGTCCACTTCGGGCACCGGAGACACCGTCTCTGTGGGAA GCATCGGCTCCAGGTTCGAGCAGCTGAAGATGGAGGTAAGGAAGGGCTCCATGGTGAACGTGAACCCCACCAACACGCGGCCCCACAGCGACACGCCCGAGATCCGCAAGTACAAGAAGAGGTTCAACTCGGAGATCCTCTGTGCCGCTCTGTGGG gtgtgaaCCTGCTGGTGGGCACAGAGAACGGCCTCAAGCTGCTGGACCGCAGCGGCCAGGGGAAGGTCTACCCTCTGATCAACTCCCGCCGCTTCCAGCAGATGGACGTCCTGGAGGGGCTCAACCTGCTCATCACCATTTCAG GCAAGAAGAACAAGGTGCGCGTGTACTACCTGGCCTGGCTGAGGAACAAGATCCTGCACAACGACCCCGAGGTGGAGAAGAAGCAGGGCTGGACCACCGTGGGGGAGATGGAAGGCTGTGTGCACTACAAAGTTG TGAAATACGAGCGGATCAAGTTCCTGGTGATCGCCATGAAGAACGCCGTTGAGGTGTACGCATGGGCGCCCAAGCCTTATCACAAATTCATGGCCTTCAAG TCCTTCGGGGACCTCCCTCACCGGCCCCTGCTGGTGGACCTGACCGTGGAGGAGGGCCAGCGGCTCAAGGTCATCTACGGGTCCTGCGCCGGCTTCCACGCCATCGACGTGGACTCTGGGAACAACTACGACATCTACATCCCTGTGCAC ATCCAGAGCCAGGTGACCCCCCACGCCATCGTGTTCCTGCCCAGCTCTGACGGCATGGAGATGCTGCTGTGCTACGAGGACGAGGGCGTCTACGTCAACACATACGGACGCATCATCAAGGACGTGGTGCTGCAGTGGGGCGAGATGCCCACCTCCGTCG CCCACATCTGCTCCAACCAAATCATGGGCTGGGGGGAGAAGGCCATCGAGATCCGCTCGGTGGAGACGGGACACCTGGACGGCGTGTTCATGCACAAGAGGGCCCAGAGGCTCAAGTTCCTGTGTGAGAGGAACGACAAG GTGTTCTTCGCCTCGgtgcggtcggggggcagcagCCAGGTGTACTTCATGACCCTCAACAGGAACTGCATCATGAACTGGTGA
- the mink1 gene encoding misshapen-like kinase 1 isoform X3, with product MSENAPTRSLDDIDLAALRDPAGIFELVEVVGNGTYGQVYKGRHVKTGQLAAIKVMDVTEEEEEEIKAEINMLKKYSHHRNIATYYGAFVKKSPPGHDDQLWLVMEFCGAGSVTDLVKNTKGSSLKEDWIAYICREILRGLAHLHAHKVIHRDIKGQNVLLTENAEVKLVDFGVSAQLDRTVGRRNTFIGTPYWMAPEVIACDENPDSTYDYRSDIWSLGITAIEMAEGAPPLCDMHPMRALFLIPRNPPPKLKSKKWSKKFMDFIEGCLVKTYPSRPSTEQLLKHSFIRDQPTERQVRIQLKDHIDRTRKKRGEKEETEYEYSGSDEEDENRGDERESSSSILNVPGESTLRRDFLRLQQENKERSEALKRQQAQLAAQRRDPEEHKRQLLHDRQKRIEEQKEQRRRLEEQQRKERDMARQQEKGPHRRLDDMRREEDRRMAEREQEFIRHKLEEEQRQLEILQQQLLQEQALLMEYKRKQLEEQRQSERLQRQLQQEHAYLVSLQQQQDKKPQLYHYNKNLEPNNKPAWAREVEERSKLNRQGSPKICTTVSDTAIQSRSDSISQSGGGQAAQTPPMQRPVEPQGGQGKMAHLVPLKPYAAPVPRSQSLCDQPTKTMSAFPTQDPSLAPSPRPTHSRELVRQNSDPTSENPGPLAHHPIREDRGPWIRLPDVELPPKIPQRTASIAAALNANLSSGIRHPVRASNPDLSRNDRWERGDSMNLVSNLPQTGSLERHRILSSSKMDSPILCHDGRHKAGESRTSSRPSRPADHGLYAKERAEEQPRPPVKANDYSSSSDSSESSEESESGEGAEEGESPTDRHRDGDTDSVNTMVVHEEEDEEEEEGEGGEGEQAGGYGDQTMLVQRTPEKRSHNGYTNLPDVVQPSHSPTDSAGQSSPGKDSVYDYQSRGLVKASGKSSFMTFVDLGMYQSTSGTGDTVSVGSIGSRFEQLKMEVRKGSMVNVNPTNTRPHSDTPEIRKYKKRFNSEILCAALWGVNLLVGTENGLKLLDRSGQGKVYPLINSRRFQQMDVLEGLNLLITISGKKNKVRVYYLAWLRNKILHNDPEVEKKQGWTTVGEMEGCVHYKVVKYERIKFLVIAMKNAVEVYAWAPKPYHKFMAFKSFGDLPHRPLLVDLTVEEGQRLKVIYGSCAGFHAIDVDSGNNYDIYIPVHIQSQVTPHAIVFLPSSDGMEMLLCYEDEGVYVNTYGRIIKDVVLQWGEMPTSVAHICSNQIMGWGEKAIEIRSVETGHLDGVFMHKRAQRLKFLCERNDKVFFASVRSGGSSQVYFMTLNRNCIMNW from the exons ATGTCTGAAAACGCCCCCACACGAAGCCTGGACGACATAGACCTTGCAGCTCTGAGG GATCCAGCTGGGATCTTCGAGCTTGTCGAGGTCGTAGGAAATGGCACCTATGGGCAGGTGTACAAG GGCCGTCATGTCAAGACGGGCCAGCTGGCCGCCATCAAGGTGATGGatgtgacggaggaggaggaggaggagatcaagGCAGAGATCAACATGCTAAAGAAATACAGCCACCATCGCAACATCGCCACCTACTACGGCGCCTTTGTTAAGAAGAGCCCACCAGGACATGACGATCAACTCTGG CTGGTGATGGAGTTCTGTGGCGCCGGTTCTGTGACCGACCTGGTGAAGAACACCAAAGGAAGCTCTCTGAAGGAGGACTGGATCGCCTACATCTGCAGAGAGATCCTCAGG GGTCTGGCACACCTCCACGCCCATAAAGTCATCCACAGAGACATCAAGGGTCAGAATGTCCTGCTCACAGAGAACGCTGAGGTCAAACTGG TGGACTTTGGCGTGAGTGCACAGCTGGACCGCACCGTGGGTCGGAGGAACACCTTCATCGGCACGCCATACTGGATGGCACCGGAGGTCATCGCCTGCGACGAGAACCCGGACTCCACATACGACTACAGG AGCGATATCTGGTCGTTGGGAATCACAGCTATCGAGATGGCCGAGGGAGCTCCGC CACTGTGTGACATGCACCCAATGAGAGCACTCTTTCTGATTCCCAGGAATCCTCCTCCCAAACTCAAATCCAAGAAGTG GTCAAAGAAGTTCATGGATTTCATCGAGGGCTGCCTGGTGAAGACCTACCCCAGCCGCCCGTCCACGGAGCAGCTCCTGAAGCACTCCTTCATCAGGGACCAGCCCACCGAGCGGCAGGTCCGCATCCAGCTCAAGGACCACATCGACCGCACGCGCAAGAAGAGGGGCGAGAAAG AGGAGACGGAGTACGAATACAGCGGCAGCGATGAGGAGGACGAGAACCGCGGCGATGAGCGGGAGTCGAG CAGTTCGATCCTCAACGTGCCGGGCGAGTCCACGCTGAGGCGGGACTTCCTGCGGCTGCAGCAGGAGAACAAGGAGCGCTCCGAGGCGCTGAAGCGGCAGCAGGCCCAGCTGGCCGCCCAGCGCCGGGACCCCGAGGAGCACAAGAGGCAGCTCCTCCACGACCGGCAGAAACGCATcgaggagcagaaggagcagCGCCGGCGcctggaggag CAACAGCGAAAGGAGCGAGACATGGCGAGGCAGCAGGAAAAGGGTCCCCACCGGAGACTCGACGACATGCGacgggaggaggacaggaggatgGCCGAGAGGGAGCAG GAGTTCATCAGACACAAGCTGGAGGAGGAACAGCGGCAGTTGGAGATCCTTcagcagcagctcctgcagGAGCAGGCTCTGCTCATG GAGTACAAGCGCaagcagctggaggagcagaggcagTCGGAGCGGCTGCAGaggcagctgcagcaggagcaCGCCTACCTGGtgtccctgcagcagcagcaggacaaGAAGCCCCAGCTTTACCACTACAACAAGAACCTGGAGCCCAACAACAAGCCCGCCTGGGCCCGCGAG gtggaggagaggagcaagCTCAACAGACAGGGTTCTCCCAAGATCTGCACCACCGTCTCCGACACGGCCATCCAGTCGCGCTCAGACtccatcagccaatcaggaggggGCCAGGCTGCCCAGACCCCGCCCATGCAGCGGCCCGTGGAACCTCAAGGAGGGCagggcaag ATGGCCCACCTGGTCCCTCTCAAGCCCTACGCCGCCCCCGTGCCGCGCTCACAGTCCCTCTGCGACCAGCCCACTAAGACCATGTCCGCGTTCCCCACCCAGgacccctccctcgccccctccccccgccccacgCACTCCCGCGAGCTGGTCCGCCAGAACTCGGACCCCACCTCGGAGAACCCCGGCCCGCTGGCGCACCACCCCATCAGGGAGGACCGGGGTCCCTGGATCCGCCTGCCCGACGTGGAGCTGCCCCCCAAG ATCCCACAGAGAACGGCGTCCATCGCTGCAGCGCTCAACGCAAACCTCTCCTCTGGCATCCGGCATCCAGTTAGAGCCAG CAACCCAGACCTGAGCCGCAACGATcgctgggagagaggggacagcaTGAACCTGGTGTCCAACCTGCCCCAGACCGGCTCGCTGGAGAGACACCGCATCCTCA GTTCTTCTAAGATGGACTCTCCCATTCTTTGTCACGACGGACGCCACAAAGCGGGGGAGTCTCGCACCTCCTCTCGCCCCAGTCGCCCcgct gaccATGGCCTGTATGCGAAGGAGCGCGCCGAGGAGCAGCCGCGGCCCCCCGTCAAGGCCAACGACTACTCGTCGTCCTCGGACAGCAGCGAGagcagcgaggagagcgagagcggagAGGGGGCCGAGGAGGGGGAGAGCCCCACTGAccg tcACAGGGACGGGGACACAGACTCTGTGAACACCATGGTGGTtcacgaggaggaggatgaggaggaagaggagggcgaagggggagagggggagcaggCGGGGGGCTACGGGGACCAGACCATGCTGGTGCAGAgg ACCCCAGAGAAGCGGAGCCACAATGGCTACACCAACCTGCCGGATGTGGTGCAGCCCTCCCACTCGCCCACCGACTCTGCCGGCCAGTCCTCCCCCGGGAAGGACTCTGTGTACGAC TACCAGTCCCGGGGCTTGGTCAAGGCCTCGGGCAAGTCCTCCTTCATGACCTTTGTGGACCTGGGGATGTACCAGTCCACTTCGGGCACCGGAGACACCGTCTCTGTGGGAA GCATCGGCTCCAGGTTCGAGCAGCTGAAGATGGAGGTAAGGAAGGGCTCCATGGTGAACGTGAACCCCACCAACACGCGGCCCCACAGCGACACGCCCGAGATCCGCAAGTACAAGAAGAGGTTCAACTCGGAGATCCTCTGTGCCGCTCTGTGGG gtgtgaaCCTGCTGGTGGGCACAGAGAACGGCCTCAAGCTGCTGGACCGCAGCGGCCAGGGGAAGGTCTACCCTCTGATCAACTCCCGCCGCTTCCAGCAGATGGACGTCCTGGAGGGGCTCAACCTGCTCATCACCATTTCAG GCAAGAAGAACAAGGTGCGCGTGTACTACCTGGCCTGGCTGAGGAACAAGATCCTGCACAACGACCCCGAGGTGGAGAAGAAGCAGGGCTGGACCACCGTGGGGGAGATGGAAGGCTGTGTGCACTACAAAGTTG TGAAATACGAGCGGATCAAGTTCCTGGTGATCGCCATGAAGAACGCCGTTGAGGTGTACGCATGGGCGCCCAAGCCTTATCACAAATTCATGGCCTTCAAG TCCTTCGGGGACCTCCCTCACCGGCCCCTGCTGGTGGACCTGACCGTGGAGGAGGGCCAGCGGCTCAAGGTCATCTACGGGTCCTGCGCCGGCTTCCACGCCATCGACGTGGACTCTGGGAACAACTACGACATCTACATCCCTGTGCAC ATCCAGAGCCAGGTGACCCCCCACGCCATCGTGTTCCTGCCCAGCTCTGACGGCATGGAGATGCTGCTGTGCTACGAGGACGAGGGCGTCTACGTCAACACATACGGACGCATCATCAAGGACGTGGTGCTGCAGTGGGGCGAGATGCCCACCTCCGTCG CCCACATCTGCTCCAACCAAATCATGGGCTGGGGGGAGAAGGCCATCGAGATCCGCTCGGTGGAGACGGGACACCTGGACGGCGTGTTCATGCACAAGAGGGCCCAGAGGCTCAAGTTCCTGTGTGAGAGGAACGACAAG GTGTTCTTCGCCTCGgtgcggtcggggggcagcagCCAGGTGTACTTCATGACCCTCAACAGGAACTGCATCATGAACTGGTGA